The Quercus robur chromosome 7, dhQueRobu3.1, whole genome shotgun sequence genome has a segment encoding these proteins:
- the LOC126690847 gene encoding transcription factor bHLH139 — MTISSPFIQKYHINIIPHCSPYIYVCPMINNTTTHSPKSQKPNQTQFVCEHRNFGSVSFSLMDYLSTSTNPSSSGFSSAGNNNKEKKPKGGKRSKGVKLSTDPQSVAARERRHRISDRFKILQSLVPGGSKMDTVSMLEEAIHYVKFLKTQIWLHQTMINFVDEDPSLYLGGTYLPPQETYYAQNVLVDQVQPSELVPRPISSSFQCEEPVPFDTYVKY, encoded by the coding sequence ATGACGATATCCTCTCCATTCATTCAAAAATATCATATCAACATTATTCCACATTGCTCCCCCTATATATATGTCTGTCCCATGATAAACAACACAACTACTCACAGTCCCAAGTctcaaaaaccaaaccaaacccagtTTGTGTGTGAGCATAGGAACTTTGGcagtgtttctttctctctaatGGACTACCTTTCCACTTCTACTAACCCTAGCTCATCTGGGTTTTCTTCAGCGGGAAAtaacaacaaagaaaagaagccaAAGGGTGGGAAAAGAAGCAAAGGAGTGAAGCTCTCCACTGATCCTCAGAGTGTGGCAGCTAGGGAAAGGAGGCACAGAATCAGTGACAGGTTCAAGATCTTGCAGAGCTTAGTACCTGGTGGGAGCAAGATGGACACGGTGTCTATGTTGGAAGAAGCTATTCACTACGTGAAGTTCCTCAAGACTCAGATTTGGCTTCACCAAACCATGATCAACTTTGTGGATGAAGACCCATCTCTGTATCTTGGTGGTACTTATCTGCCTCCACAAGAGACCTATTATGCACAAAACGTTTTAGTCGATCAAGTACAACCTTCAGAACTAGTACCACGGCCAATAAGTTCTTCCTTCCAATGTGAAGAGCCTGTGCCTTTTGACACTTATGTGAAATACTAG
- the LOC126692434 gene encoding uncharacterized protein LOC126692434, which translates to MASDEFRLVSPAINHEGRLPRKYTDEGQGAKKNLSPPLEWYNVPEGTKTLALVVQDIDAPDPNGPIVPWTVWVVVNIPPTLKGLPEGFSGKEEEMEGDYAGIKEGVTDLKVPGWRGPKLPSHGHRFEFKLYALDDEVHLGNKVTKDKLLEAIEGHVLGEAVLVAIF; encoded by the exons ATGGCTAGCGATGAGTTCAGGCTGGTATCACCTGCAATAAACCATGAAGGAAGGTTGCCTAGGAAGTAcacagacgaaggtcaaggtGCAAAGAAAAACTTGTCTCCACCACTTGAATGGTACAACGTGCCTGAGGGAACCAAGACCCTAGCCCTTGTGGTGCAAGATATTGATGCACCAGACCCCAATGGTCCAATTGTGCCATGGACTGTTTGGGTTGTGGTGAACATTCCTCCAACCTTGAAGGGTCTACCTGAGGGGTTTTCAGGGAAAGAAGAGGAAATGGAAGGTGACTATGCTGGGATCAAAGAAGGGGTCACTGATTTGAAAGTGCCTGGATGGCGAGGACCCAAGTTGCCTTCTCATGGTCATAGGTTCGAGTTCAAACTTTATGCATTGGATGATGAGGTGCACCTTGGTAATAAG GTCACGAAGGACAAGCTGTTGGAGGCGATTGAAGGGCATGTGCTGGGAGAGGCGGTCTTGGTGGCCATTTTCTAA